AAGCATTTGTAAAGAGCAAGAGCCGGTGTTTGAAGAGAAGCGTAAGGGTCATTGGGTGGCATGTCATTTTGCCGGCCAGTTTTAGCCGGAACGCGCATAGATGTAACGGGCAACTGCTTGCAGTTGCCCGTTGTTGTTTTAGCGAAGGTGTCACGGCATACATGCTTCGTCAGGGTAATCGTCTGTAACGGTAATGCCCTTCAGATACAATTATCTCTGATGCAGTTCGGGCAGATAAGCTCCGTTTATAATCTGCGGTGATGCTTCGCTGGCAGAACGAGGTGGCTATGATCCGCATGTTGCACCTGGCCGATCTTCATCTTGGGGTTGAAAATTACGGCGCTCTTGACCCACGACGCGGATTGCATTCGCGATTGATAGATTATCTCGACCGGCTTGATGAGGCGATTACTATCGGTCTCGATCATCAAATCGATCTTTGTCTGATCGCCGGTGACGTGTACAAAAACCGCTCGCCGAATCCAACCGTGCAGCGTGAATTTGCCACCCGGATTCGCCGCCTACGCGACGCAGGGGTCGCTGTCGTGATCCTAACCGGTAACCACGATATTTCACCGGCGCAGGGTCGTGCGCATTCGGTCGAGATCTTTGCTACCCTGGCGTTAGAAGGGGTAACGGTGGCTGATCGACCACGAATGCATCGCATCGAGACGCGCAGCGGGCCGCTCCAACTGATTGCAGTACCCTGGGTCACGCGCCAGATGTTGTTAACCCGCGACGAGATGGTTGGGGCGTCGTTTACAACCATCGAATATGAGATACGTCGTCGGCTTGAACAATTCATCGAACGCTCGGTTGCACAACGTGATCCCACGCTTCCCACTGTGCTGGCGTTTCATGGTACCGTCGAAGGCGCCCAACTTGGCGCCGAGCGTGCGATGATTCTCGGTCATGATCTGAGTCTTCCCAGTTCAGTTCTGGCGCAGCCGGGGATTGATTACGTTGCCCTTGGTCATATCCATCGCCATCAGGTGCTGACCAGACAGCCACCAATGGTGTACCCTGGCAGTATCGAGCGGGTTGATTTTGGTGAACGTGACGAACCGAAGGGGTGTGTTCTGGTCGAACTGGCACCGGGGCAGGCAGACTGGCGATTTGTACCGTTAGCGGCGCGCCCCTTTGTCAGTATCGAACGTGATCTGCGACGGAGTAGTGATCCGGTGCAGGCACTGCAAACCGCCATCGAGCGCCATAACCTGCGCGATGCCGTGGTGCGGGTAGAGGTTGAACTGACGCGCGAGCAGGCAGCTCTGTTGCGCGAAGAACAGGTACGCGAGTGGCTGCGGGCAGCAGATGCTGCGGTCATTGCAGCAATTGTGTTCAATGTTGAGCGACCGGCCCGGCAACGTTTCGCCGGTGTTGCCGAAGCTCTGGATGAAGGACTAACACCACTCAAAGCCTTAGAACTCTACCTCAAAAGTAAACAGGTGCCACCGCAGCGGATTACTCAATTGTTAGCTGCTGCTCAGGAGTTGATGGATGGTGTTGAGTAGAACCTGTTTTAAACTCTTGAAGTTCCTTGCGTGACTGGCCGGGAAGACAGAAGCCGGTCTACGTGCTGTGTGTGCTTGTCAGAGTCATGTGGGCGGCTACTGGATCAGGGCAATAGTTGATCCGGCTCATCAATCGTTGACCAGCCAGAAGATGATGCGTGAATCGCATGTCGTAGCCGTAATTAGCAGATCGACCGATGCCGCAATCGACCTCACTGGAGCACGACTGTTGCGAAAGTATGACTTACACACTCCGAACCACACGAACTACACATCCCTGGACGTGAACAGTATAATCCAGCACGTACTCGCCGTGGATGTATGACACAGCTTCCGTGATGTGTCTCAGGGTGCTTTCCGCGTAGAACCGGAAGCTCAGGTTTGCACTCATCACGGGATTGACATATCGATGATGAATTTTGGGAATTAAAAATCTGATCAAACATTTTTTTGATTTCTCAGTAATTATAACGAACCTCTCATACCCACTGTTACTTCATTCACAAGTTCATCATCTCGTGAGACTATCATTCCAGGTGCAAGCAGCCGAAGGCTGTTCATATCAAAGCTGAATCTCTAAAGGCAGGTGTCATCATGGTTGGCATTGGCGTCATCGGGTATGGCTACTGGGGACCCAATCTCGTCCGCAATTTTGCTCAGGTCGCCGGAGCACGGGTTACCGCGGTGTGTGATCAGCGTGCCGAACGACGGGCGCTGGTCGAACAGGTATACCCGTCGATTCAAACCTATGCTGATGTCGCTGATCTATTGCGTAATCCGGCTGTCGACGCGGTGGCCATCGCCACGCCGGTTTCCTCACATTTTGAATTAGCGCTGATGGCCTTGCAGGCCGGTAAGCACGTGTTGGTTGAGAAACCATTTACTGCTACTGTCATTCAAGCCGAGCGATTGGTAGAGGAGGCTGAGCGCCGTGGATTGACACTGATGGTTGATCACACCTTTATCTTCACCAGTGCGGTGCGCAAGATTAAAGAATTGATCGATAACGGTACGCTCGGCACGCTCTACTACTACGATTCGGTGCGCGTGAATCTGGGTCTCTTCCAGAATGATGTCAATGTTCTCTGGGACCTGGCAGTACACGATCTGTCGATCATGGATTATCTGGTCGGGGCAATGCCGACGATGGTAGCTGCTACCGGTATGGCCCACGTGCCGGGAAAACCGGAAAATATGGCGTATCTGACCTGTTATTTCGCCCATAACTTGATTGCCCATTTTCATGTGAACTGGATGGCACCGGTGAAAATACGACAAACGCTCATCGGTGGTTCGGAGAAGATGATCGTCTATGACGATATTGAAATGAGTGAGAAGGTCAAGGTCTACGACAAGGGCATCATTGTCAGTGAAAGCGAAGATGCGGTGTATCAACGCCATGTTGGCTACCGCACCGGTGATATGTGGGCACCACGACTCGATAACATCGAGGCCCTGCGTATCGAAGCAGAGCATTTTGTGGAATGTGTGACAACCGGTCGCCGTCCACTATCCGATGGTCATGCTGGTTTGCGGGTTGTCCGCATTCTGGAAGCAGCTTCGCAATCGATGGCGCAACGAGGACAGCCGATTGCGCTCTCTTGAAGGAATGATGCGGTGGGCTGGTAATACAGAGGGCGTATGATGGTGTGTAATCATGATGGTGAAGGGAGAACCGTATGATCCCGTTTGTGGATTTGAAAGCCCAATATCTCTCGATCAAAGAAGAGATTGATCGAGCGGTTCTGGATACGCTGGCCAGTACTCAGTTTGTGTTAGGAAAAGAGGTCGTCGCATTTGAAGAGTTATTTGCTGCTTACACGCAGTCTCAGTATGCGTTGGGTGTGAATTCCGGTACCAGTGCGCTGCATCTGGCCTTGCTGGCCTGTGGTGTTGGTCCTGGAGACGAGGTCATTACGACACCACACACCTTTATCGCGACCGTTTCGGCGATAGACTACACTGGTGCGCGACCAGTGTTTGTCGATATCGATCCGGTGACGTTTACCGTCAATCCGGCGCTCATTGAAGCGGCCATCACTCCGCGCACAAAAGCGATTATTCCGGTGCACCTCTACGGTCAGCCAGCCGATATGGATCCGATCATGGCAATTGCCCGCAAGCACAATCTGGTGGTGATCGAAGACGCAGCGCAGGCTCACGGTGCAGAGTATAAAGGGCGCCGGGTCGGGAGTATTGGTGATGCAGGTTGTTTTAGCTTCTATCCCGGTAAGAATTTGGGGGCGTATGGCGAAGGTGGGGCAGTGACCACCAATAACCCTGAAATTGCCCGCACTGTGCGGATGCTCCGTGATTGGGGAGCCGAGCGGCGTTACCACCACGATCTCAAAGGATTCAACTATCGAATGGAAGGTGTTCAGGGTGCCATCCTGCGGGTGAAGATGGCGTATATCGAACACTGGACAGAGCTGCGGCGAGCGGCAGCGGCACGTTACGATGCAATGCTGGCCCCACTTGGGATACAAACTCCGGTAGCACTCCCTGATCGTCGTCATGTCTATCATATCTATGCTATTCGCGACCGGCAGCGTGATGCGCTGCAAACCTATCTTCACGATCATGGGGTAAGTACCGGTATCCATTATCCAATCCCGGTTCACCTGCAAAAGGCGTTTGCTGATTTGGGTTATCGAGTCGGTGATTTCCCGCAGGCCGAGCTGGCGGCTGCCGAGGTCTTGTCGCTCCCAATGTTTCCTGAGTTGACTGTTGATCAACAACAGGTTGTGGCTGAAGCATTGCAGGGATGGATGCAGCAGGTTGCTGCCGGTTGCTAGACAGTTATTGCTACACACAAACGATGTATACCAACAGCAAGCATCTTTAGGGAAAAGACCATGACCGCAAAACGTATTTTGGTAACCGGAGGCGCGGGATTTATCGGTAGCGAACTGGTAACTCAACTGGCTGCTGCCGGACATCGGGTTGTCGTCGTTGACAATTTAGTCAATGGCAAGCGGGCGAATCTGGCCCATCTCGCCGATGCCGATGTAGAGCTGGTCGAGGTTGATATTCGTCAGCGCGAGGTGATTGCTCGCTTAGTGCAGGGCGTGGAGATTGTCTACCACCTGGCTTGCCTGGGTGTTCGCCATAGCCTGCACGATCCGTTTGAGAATCACGATGTCAATGCGACTGGTACCCTGATCTTGCTCGATCTGGCCCGCCGTGCCGATGTCCCGCGCTTCGTCTATGTGTCAAGTTCGGAAGTGTACGGCACTGCCCGCTGGGTGCCCATGACGGAAGAGCATCCAACCTATCCGATGACGGTGTACGGTGGCGGAAAGCTGGCCGGTGAATGTTATACGCGCGCCTTCTGGGAGAGCTATCGCTATCCGACGGTCGTGGTCAGACCCTTCAACAGCTTTGGGCCACGCAGTCATCACGAAGGCGACAGCGGTGAAGTCATTCCCAAATTTATGTTGCGGGCAATGGCCGGTCTGCCAATGGTGATCTTTGGTGATGGGACGCAAACCCGCGATTTTACCTATGTCAGCGATACCGCTCGTGGCATCATGCTGGCCGGTATGGTCGATGCTGCCATCGGCGGAACGTTTAATCTGGGGCAGGGACGCGAAATCTCGATCAACGAGCTGGCCCGTACTGTGGCGACGGTTGTTGGCCGGCCTGATGCAGCGATTGTCTACGATATCCCACGTCCAGGTGATGTGTTACGCCTCTACGCCGATAGCACGCGCGCCCAACACGTTCTGGGCTTCACACCAACTGTTTCACTCCAGGAAGGGCTACAGCGGTTACAGGAATGGTACCTGAGCCGTGGCGTGGCCATTGCCGATCTATTGGCTGAAGAGCGCGTACACAACTGGAAAAAAGAGGAGAGTGTCAACCTATGACGACAACGGCAAAGCGGCATATTCCGCTCACCAAACCGGTGATGGGGCAGGCAGAAGCTGAGGCAGCCCAACGAGTGATTTTATCGGGATGGATTACCCAGGGTCCTGAAGTCGCTGCCTTCGAGCAAGAGTTTGCGGCTTACACCGGTGCTGCCTACGCGGTGGCGGTATCAAATTGTACGACCGCCCTTCATCTCGCTTTGCTGGCCGTAGGCGTGGGTCCGGGCGATGAGGTTATCACAGTTAGTCATTCCTACATTGCCACCGCGAACAGTGTTCGCTACTGTGGTGCTGAACCGGTCTTCGTTGATATTGATCCGGCAACCCACAATATGGATCCGGCCTTCATCGAGGCTGCAATTACGTCACGCACGAAAGCCATTTTAACCGTACATCAGATGGGGATGCCGGCCGATCTGGAACGGATCCTGGCGATTGCTAATGCGTATCAACTGCCTGTGATCGAAGATGCTGCCTGCGCGATAGGGAGCGAGATTTGGTGGGGTGAGCGCTGGGAACGCATAGGGAAGCCGCACGGCGTGATTGCCTGCTTCTCGTTTCACCCGCGTAAAGTCCTGAGTACCGGTGATGGTGGGATGTTGACGACCAACAATCCTGAGTATGCCGAGCAGTTTCGTTTACTCCGCCAACACGGGATGAGCGTCAATGATCGGGTGCGTCATCTGGCTAATCAGGTAATCTTCGAGGAATACAATGTTGTTGGGTATAACTACCGCATGACCGATATTCAGGCTGCGGTTGGCCGCGAACAGTTGCGGCGTTTACCCGAAATTATCGCTGTACGCCGCCGGTTGGCCGACCAGTATGCCAGCTTGTTACGTTCAATTCCAGGGGTGGGTATACCGGTGGAACCACCGTATGCACGAACCAACTGGCAAAGCTACCCAATCTATCTGCCGGAAGGATGCGATCAGCGTACTGTTATGCAATATATGCTCGATCACGGCATTGCCACCCGGCGCGGCATCATGTGTGCGCATCGCGAAAAACCGTATTGGCGGCGGGAAGGGTACCATTTACCACAATCGGAATATGCCAGGATCGTAGCATCCTGTTGCCCTTCTACCCGCAGATGACTGCGGATGAGCAGGAGTATGTGGTTGCGACGCTGGCAGCAGCCTGTACAGCGTAAACATCAGGGAGCTGGCAATGACAGCCAATCATCAAGTACCATTATTATCGGTCACGGTTCTGAATTACAACTATGGGCATTTTCTGGCGAACTGCCTTGATTCAATCCTGCATCAGAGCTTTACCGATTTTGAAGTCATCCTGATCAATGATTGTTCAACCGACAATTCGCTGGAGGTAATTCAACCGTATCTGCGCGATCCGCGAATCCGCTTGGTCAATCATACGCAGAATAAAGGCTTCGTGGCTTCGTTGATCGAAGGAATGGCATTGTCGCGGGGAACCTATCTGAATGTGATCTCGGCTGATGACTGGGTTGTTTCGCCGCATGCGTTTGCCCGTCAGATCGAGGTTCTCGAACGCCATCCACAGGTGGTGATGGCGTTTAGTGCCTATGGCCTGTACGCCGATGAGCAGACGCTGAGCTTTGTCAGTCGGTTGGCCCCGGCCAGCTATGTGCGCGATGGGCGTGATGTCTTCACCGATTTTCTGCTTAAAGGGTATCCCCAGCATAGTGGCACCATGATCCGCAAGAGCGCATATCAGGCGATTGGTGGTTATGATCCAACGCTGCGCTGGTCGCTTGATGCTCAAATGTGGCTGGGATTATGCCATTTTGGGGATATTGCCTACATTGATGAGATGCTCTACGCCTATCGTCGGCATCCATCCAGCATGTCGAAGGATCCTACCGCGTTACGCAATGCCATTCTTGAACTATTTCGTATCTTTGACTGGACATTCAGTCTGATGCCAGAAGAGGAACAACGTAAACGGCAGTGGTTATACCGTAAAGCACGCCAGCGTGCCCTGATTTCGTTTGCTGCTGATGCTGTATTCAGCGGGAATAT
This genomic window from Chloroflexus aurantiacus J-10-fl contains:
- a CDS encoding SDR family NAD(P)-dependent oxidoreductase yields the protein MTAKRILVTGGAGFIGSELVTQLAAAGHRVVVVDNLVNGKRANLAHLADADVELVEVDIRQREVIARLVQGVEIVYHLACLGVRHSLHDPFENHDVNATGTLILLDLARRADVPRFVYVSSSEVYGTARWVPMTEEHPTYPMTVYGGGKLAGECYTRAFWESYRYPTVVVRPFNSFGPRSHHEGDSGEVIPKFMLRAMAGLPMVIFGDGTQTRDFTYVSDTARGIMLAGMVDAAIGGTFNLGQGREISINELARTVATVVGRPDAAIVYDIPRPGDVLRLYADSTRAQHVLGFTPTVSLQEGLQRLQEWYLSRGVAIADLLAEERVHNWKKEESVNL
- a CDS encoding glycosyltransferase family 2 protein translates to MTANHQVPLLSVTVLNYNYGHFLANCLDSILHQSFTDFEVILINDCSTDNSLEVIQPYLRDPRIRLVNHTQNKGFVASLIEGMALSRGTYLNVISADDWVVSPHAFARQIEVLERHPQVVMAFSAYGLYADEQTLSFVSRLAPASYVRDGRDVFTDFLLKGYPQHSGTMIRKSAYQAIGGYDPTLRWSLDAQMWLGLCHFGDIAYIDEMLYAYRRHPSSMSKDPTALRNAILELFRIFDWTFSLMPEEEQRKRQWLYRKARQRALISFAADAVFSGNIPLGWQFYKVGLQVSPWETLFQKGSLAIALRALLGARLYDRLFRRQPSVTSEQTMASA
- a CDS encoding DegT/DnrJ/EryC1/StrS family aminotransferase, translated to MIPFVDLKAQYLSIKEEIDRAVLDTLASTQFVLGKEVVAFEELFAAYTQSQYALGVNSGTSALHLALLACGVGPGDEVITTPHTFIATVSAIDYTGARPVFVDIDPVTFTVNPALIEAAITPRTKAIIPVHLYGQPADMDPIMAIARKHNLVVIEDAAQAHGAEYKGRRVGSIGDAGCFSFYPGKNLGAYGEGGAVTTNNPEIARTVRMLRDWGAERRYHHDLKGFNYRMEGVQGAILRVKMAYIEHWTELRRAAAARYDAMLAPLGIQTPVALPDRRHVYHIYAIRDRQRDALQTYLHDHGVSTGIHYPIPVHLQKAFADLGYRVGDFPQAELAAAEVLSLPMFPELTVDQQQVVAEALQGWMQQVAAGC
- a CDS encoding metallophosphoesterase family protein: MIRMLHLADLHLGVENYGALDPRRGLHSRLIDYLDRLDEAITIGLDHQIDLCLIAGDVYKNRSPNPTVQREFATRIRRLRDAGVAVVILTGNHDISPAQGRAHSVEIFATLALEGVTVADRPRMHRIETRSGPLQLIAVPWVTRQMLLTRDEMVGASFTTIEYEIRRRLEQFIERSVAQRDPTLPTVLAFHGTVEGAQLGAERAMILGHDLSLPSSVLAQPGIDYVALGHIHRHQVLTRQPPMVYPGSIERVDFGERDEPKGCVLVELAPGQADWRFVPLAARPFVSIERDLRRSSDPVQALQTAIERHNLRDAVVRVEVELTREQAALLREEQVREWLRAADAAVIAAIVFNVERPARQRFAGVAEALDEGLTPLKALELYLKSKQVPPQRITQLLAAAQELMDGVE
- a CDS encoding Gfo/Idh/MocA family protein — its product is MVGIGVIGYGYWGPNLVRNFAQVAGARVTAVCDQRAERRALVEQVYPSIQTYADVADLLRNPAVDAVAIATPVSSHFELALMALQAGKHVLVEKPFTATVIQAERLVEEAERRGLTLMVDHTFIFTSAVRKIKELIDNGTLGTLYYYDSVRVNLGLFQNDVNVLWDLAVHDLSIMDYLVGAMPTMVAATGMAHVPGKPENMAYLTCYFAHNLIAHFHVNWMAPVKIRQTLIGGSEKMIVYDDIEMSEKVKVYDKGIIVSESEDAVYQRHVGYRTGDMWAPRLDNIEALRIEAEHFVECVTTGRRPLSDGHAGLRVVRILEAASQSMAQRGQPIALS